Within the bacterium genome, the region CACTGACATTGGCCACGCTGTTCGGTTTCGGCGGCCTGGCCGTCTGGAGCCGCCAGAGATCGCACGCGTCTCGGGTCGCCTCATGACGGACCTCGCGCGGCTCGCACCTCGCTTGCAGCTGCGAGAAGACGGGATCTGGGTCTCGCCGGTCACGGCGTCGCTCTCGTATCCGGAAGCGGGAAACCAGACATGTCTGGAAATCGAATCCGCGGGCTCGTTCTGGTTCGGGCACCGAAACGCCTGCATCTTGGAGGCATTGCGTGCCTACCCCCCGGCAGGGAGTCTCTTCGACGTGGGCGGGGGCAACGGAGTCGTCGCTCTGGCCATCCAGGAGGCCGGCTTCGATACGGTGCTCCTGGAACCCGGTCCGGATGGGGCCGCGAATGCCCGCACCCGAGGTGTGCGCAGCGTCGCTTGTTCGACCCTCGAAGACACGGGGATCGAGCCCGGCACGCTTCCGGCGGCCGGGTTGTTCGACGTGCTGGAACACATCGAAGACGACCGGGATTTTCTCTGCGACCTGGCACGAAGGCTGATTCCGGGGGGACATGTCTACCTCACGTTTCCAGCCTACCCCTGGCTCTGGTCGGGAGAGGACGAGTACGCGGGGCATCACCGGCGCTACACGCGGAGCGGGTCGAAGCGCCTCCTGGAGAGTGCAGGCTTCGAGGTTCTCTACCAGACGTGCTTCTTCGTGCTGCTTCCGATCCCGATCCTGCTGCTTCGCACCCTGCCCAGCCTGGTCGGTTTGCGCGGTACCGATGCGCGGGAGCAGGAGGCACGGGAGCATCGTGCTCCGACGGGGCTGCTCGGCTGGGGCCTGGCCAAGCAGCAGGCTTTCGAGCAGTGGGCGATCCGTCGCGGCACCCGCCTGCCCGTCGGGGGAAGCATCCTCACCGTCGCGAAGCGTCGGCCCTGATACCGGGTAGGGCAAGCGAACGCATGTGGTAGGCTCCTTGATCGGTTCGCAGATGTATCGAATTCCCTTCGCCAAGCCCTTCATTGTCGGCAATGAACTTCGCTACATGGCTCAGGCCGTGACCCTGGGCAACATTGCTGCGGATGGGCACTTCACGCGAGAGTGTTCCGAGTTTCTGGAGCGTCTCTCCGGCTCGCATCGCGTCCTGATGACGCCTTCCTGTACGGCAGCACTGGAGATGGCCGCCCTGCTGTGCGGGCTGGAGGAGGGGGATGAGGTCATCCTTCCCTCCTACACCTTCGTTTCGACAGCAAACTGCTTCGTGCAGAGCGGAGCGCGCCCGGTCTTCGTCGATGTACGTCCCGATACCCTCAACCTCGACGAGAGCCGGATCGAAGAGGCGGTGACCCCGCGAACCCGCGCCATCTTCGTCGTCCACTACGCAGGTGTGTCCTGTGAGATGGACCCGATCATGGAGATCGCCAAGAGGCATGGGCTGCGCGTAGTGGAGGACGCCGCCCAGGGCGTGAATGCCACCTATCGTGGTCGGCCGCTCGGCGGGATCGGTGACATGGGTACCTACAGTTTTCACGAGACCAAGAATTTCACCTGCGGCGAGGGGGGAGCCCTCTGCATCAACGATCCAGAGCTGGTGGCACGCGCCGAGATCATTCGAGACAAGGGAACCAACCGTCAGGCCTTCAACCGGGGCGAGATCGGCAAGTACACATGGGTGGATCACGGTTCCTCCTACGTGCCTAGCGAACTCTCCTGCGCCTTCCTGTTGGCCCAGTTGGAACAGATGGAGCTGATCACCCAGCGGCGCCGCGAAATCTACGAGCGATATCTGGATGGGCTCGCGCCACTCGCTGCCGCCGGAGCGTTCAGCCTCCCGAAGACGCCACCGGCCTGCGAGATCAACTACCATATGTTCCAGATCCTGTTGGCGGATACGCCGACCCGGAGCGCGTTGATCGACTACCTCAAGCAGCACGGAATCCTTGCGGTCTTTCACTACGTCCCCCTGCACCTGGCTCCGATGGGGCGACGATATGGGTGGAAGGAGGGCGATCTGCCCGTTACGGAGGAAATGGCCGGCGGCCTGTTGCGCTTGCCCTTCTACTTCGAGCTCTCCGCCGACGACCAGGACGAGGTGATCGACGCCGTGCGCGAGTTCTTCGAGACCCGTTCGTGATCGTTCCGCTCGAGTGGGATTCGGCGCATTTCGGTTTTCCCGTGGCCCGGGTGGATCCGGGCGACCTTCCGCTCGCCCAGCTGGAGTCCGATCTGCGCGAGGCATCCAAGGCGGGCCTTCGGCTCGTCTACTGCATGCGGTCGATGGAGAAGGAGATTCCGGAGGAGATCCTCGCGCGTTTTGGTGGCCGCGTTCTCCCGGCCAGTGTGCTCCTTCGCAAGAGTCTCGCCCACGGGCGGAAGGAACGAAGCGACGATCTGGTGATCGAGAGTCTTCGCTGTGTGCCTCTTTCCGACGAGCTTCGACGCCTCGCACCTCTTGTCGGCCTCCACTCCCGTTTCCACGTAGACCCGGACATTTCGGAGGACGCGTTCGTCAGGCTCTACGAGATCTGGCTCGAACGCTCCCTGAGCGGCGAGATCGCCGAGCAGGTGCTGGTGGCCCGTGACGAGGACGGTGCTGCCCTGGGCCTGATCACCGTCGTGCGCCCCGACGCGGAAACCGGCCGGCTCGGGCTCGCCTGTGTAGTCGAAGCCGCCCGGGGTCGAGGGGTGGCCAGCGCGTTGGTCATCGCCGCCGAAGCTGCAATGGAGGCCGGTGGCGCGAGTCAGACAGAGCTCTTGACCCAGCTCGAAAACGACGGGGCCCGTGGTCTCTTCGGATCATTCGGCTACGAAGCTGGCACGCCCGAGCGAGCCTATCACTTCTGGTTGGATCGCATGCGATGAGCACCCCCGTCGAACTCTCCGTCGTCATCCCGTGCTACGGCTCCAGGGACACGATTCGCCCACTCGTCGAAGGCTTGACGCGCGTTCTCGACGGGGAAGGCCGCTCCTATGAGTTGGTGCTCGTGGATGATGGAAGCCCCGACGACGTCTGGAGCGTGATCACCTCCCTCCATGAGGAACACCCGGAGCACGTGGTGGGCGTCCAGCTCATGCGGAATTTCGGGCAGCACAACGCCCTGATGGCTGGCTTGCGGCGCGCCCGCGGCGCCTTGCTCGTCACCCTCGATGACGATCTCCAGCATCCGCCCGAGGAAGTACTCAAACTCGTCCAGGCGCTCGAGGAAGGCGGATTCGATCTCGTCTACGGAACCTACGAGCAGCGCCAGCACAAAGGGTGGCGCAATCTCGGATCTTCGCTGGTGACGGGCGTCTTTCGACGACTCTTCGGGGTCGCGTTCACGTTCACCTCGTTTCGCGCAATGCGCAGCGAGCTGGCCCGGAGTGTGTTCACCTACTCCTTGAATTTCACGTTCCTGGATGGCCTGTTCGCCTGGAACACGAACCGCATCGGATCCGCCCCGGTTCGGCACGAGGCGCGCCAGGAAGGCGCGTCGGGCTACTCGGTTTCCAAGCTTCTGCTCCTGTCACTGAACATGCTCACCAACTTCTCTCTGCTCCCTCTCCAGGTCGTCTCCTGGCTCGGCGTGGTCGCCGCGGGGGCGGGTCTCGGGCTCGGCGGCATCTACCTCGTCGTCAGCTTGTTCGGACTGACGACGGTGCCAGGCTATGCCTCCATCATCGTGGCCATTCTGACCCTGGGTGGAATCCAGCTCCTGGCTCTCGGTATCATCGGTGAGTACCTGGGGCGGGTGCATCTGAACATCAACCGCAAGCCGCAATACGTGGAGCGCCAGGTTCTCGACGCGGCTTCAGATGATCTGACGGATTCCGCACCCGAACGACGCTGAAGCTCTTCCAGAGCAAGGCGACGAAACACCAGAGCTGGGGAACCCGATGCCTGTACTCGAAGAACTCTGCACATTTCATGCGACCCTGAAGCCGCCCGTGGATGTCGGCGCCGTACCTTCGGGGCAGCGCCAGGTCTTCGATGTCACGGGAGGCTGGGTTCGTGGCTCGCGCATCACGGGCAAGGTGTTGCCGAGCGGAGCCGATTGGATCCTGGTCGGTGCGGATGGCGTCGGCCGGCTGGACGTCCGTGCCCTGGTCGAGACCGACGATGGTGCCCGCATCTACGCCCAATACCATGGCGTGCTCATCTTCAACGAAGCGGTGCTCACCTCCCTGGGTGGGGGCGGCGAAATGGACTTCGGAGATACCTATTTCATGACCGCGCCGCGCTTCGAAACCGGCCATCCGGACTATGCCTGGCTCAACAGCATAGTCGCGATCGGCCAGGGGAAGGTGCTCCCCGGGGCGGTCGAGTACCGGATCTTCGAAGTGAAGAACGACTAGCGCGCGCTCGCGTTGCGCCGCTCGACGCTCTCGCACGCAGCGAGCAGGGCGGGCACGAAGAGATCCGCACGGCTTACGCAGGCGCTGTGATCGCCATCGACCTCGAAGACCTCCGCGCCCGGGATCGATTCGGCCAACTTGTATTGGCGCTCCGGGGGCACCAGTTCATCACGCGTGGTGACGATCACGGCCGTGGGGACGTCGACGCTGCCGATCCAATCGTGAGAGGAGAAGCCGCTCAGGGCGTGGGTGGCCTGGATGACCGAGGCCGGATCATGGCCTTCGAACTCGCTGTGAACCCGTTCGCGAAGCTCCGGATGTTCGATGCGCGCGAGCATTCGCTGGAGGATGCGCTCGTGGGCAACCGAGGGCGCGAGGCGCGCCATGCCGGCCGCCAGGGGG harbors:
- the rffA gene encoding dTDP-4-amino-4,6-dideoxygalactose transaminase; this translates as MYRIPFAKPFIVGNELRYMAQAVTLGNIAADGHFTRECSEFLERLSGSHRVLMTPSCTAALEMAALLCGLEEGDEVILPSYTFVSTANCFVQSGARPVFVDVRPDTLNLDESRIEEAVTPRTRAIFVVHYAGVSCEMDPIMEIAKRHGLRVVEDAAQGVNATYRGRPLGGIGDMGTYSFHETKNFTCGEGGALCINDPELVARAEIIRDKGTNRQAFNRGEIGKYTWVDHGSSYVPSELSCAFLLAQLEQMELITQRRREIYERYLDGLAPLAAAGAFSLPKTPPACEINYHMFQILLADTPTRSALIDYLKQHGILAVFHYVPLHLAPMGRRYGWKEGDLPVTEEMAGGLLRLPFYFELSADDQDEVIDAVREFFETRS
- a CDS encoding DUF3237 domain-containing protein; the protein is MPVLEELCTFHATLKPPVDVGAVPSGQRQVFDVTGGWVRGSRITGKVLPSGADWILVGADGVGRLDVRALVETDDGARIYAQYHGVLIFNEAVLTSLGGGGEMDFGDTYFMTAPRFETGHPDYAWLNSIVAIGQGKVLPGAVEYRIFEVKND
- a CDS encoding GNAT family N-acetyltransferase gives rise to the protein MIVPLEWDSAHFGFPVARVDPGDLPLAQLESDLREASKAGLRLVYCMRSMEKEIPEEILARFGGRVLPASVLLRKSLAHGRKERSDDLVIESLRCVPLSDELRRLAPLVGLHSRFHVDPDISEDAFVRLYEIWLERSLSGEIAEQVLVARDEDGAALGLITVVRPDAETGRLGLACVVEAARGRGVASALVIAAEAAMEAGGASQTELLTQLENDGARGLFGSFGYEAGTPERAYHFWLDRMR
- a CDS encoding class I SAM-dependent methyltransferase, with the protein product MTDLARLAPRLQLREDGIWVSPVTASLSYPEAGNQTCLEIESAGSFWFGHRNACILEALRAYPPAGSLFDVGGGNGVVALAIQEAGFDTVLLEPGPDGAANARTRGVRSVACSTLEDTGIEPGTLPAAGLFDVLEHIEDDRDFLCDLARRLIPGGHVYLTFPAYPWLWSGEDEYAGHHRRYTRSGSKRLLESAGFEVLYQTCFFVLLPIPILLLRTLPSLVGLRGTDAREQEAREHRAPTGLLGWGLAKQQAFEQWAIRRGTRLPVGGSILTVAKRRP
- a CDS encoding glycosyltransferase family 2 protein is translated as MSTPVELSVVIPCYGSRDTIRPLVEGLTRVLDGEGRSYELVLVDDGSPDDVWSVITSLHEEHPEHVVGVQLMRNFGQHNALMAGLRRARGALLVTLDDDLQHPPEEVLKLVQALEEGGFDLVYGTYEQRQHKGWRNLGSSLVTGVFRRLFGVAFTFTSFRAMRSELARSVFTYSLNFTFLDGLFAWNTNRIGSAPVRHEARQEGASGYSVSKLLLLSLNMLTNFSLLPLQVVSWLGVVAAGAGLGLGGIYLVVSLFGLTTVPGYASIIVAILTLGGIQLLALGIIGEYLGRVHLNINRKPQYVERQVLDAASDDLTDSAPERR